In a genomic window of Phalacrocorax aristotelis chromosome 8, bGulAri2.1, whole genome shotgun sequence:
- the ELMO3 gene encoding engulfment and cell motility protein 3 isoform X3 → MRATQEDFDKVLQVVREQITRTLSLKPTSLELFKTRVNALNYSEILKLRQTERLHQEETLAVPVLELRERLKPELLELIRQQRLLHLCEGTLFRKISSRRRQDKLWYCRLSPNHKVLHYGDVEEGVHSPPIESLPEKIPVADMKMLLVGKECPHMKEKSSGKQNKDILELAFSIVYDMEEYCLNFIAPSRYEVSLWMDGLNVLLGKEMTSERTQRDLDVLLSMELKLRLLDLENISIPDTPPPVPKPPSNLNFCYDFCHAEQ, encoded by the exons GGACTTTGACAAG GTGCTGCAGGTGGTGCGGGAGCAGATCACCAGGACCCTGTCCCTCAAGCCCACATCCCTGGAGCTATTCAAGACCAGAGTGAATGCACTGAACTACAGCGAGATCCTGAAGCTGCGGCAGACGGAGCGGCTGCACCAGGAGGAGACGCTGGCTGTGCCCGTGCT GGAGTTGCGCGAGAGGCTGAAGCCAGAGCTCCTGGAGCTGATCCGACAGCAGCGCCTGCTGCACCTCTGCGAGGGCACCCTCTTCCGCAAGATCAGCAGCCGCCGCAGGCAGG ACAAGCTCTGGTACTGCCGCCTGTCACCCAACCACAAGGTGCTGCACTATGGGGACGTGGAGGAGGGGGTGCACTCTCCCCCCATTGAGAGCCTGCCAGAGAAAA TTCCTGTGGCAGACATGAAGATGCTGCTTGTGGGGAAGGAGTGCCCGCACATGAAGGAGAAGAGCTCTGGGAAGCAGAACAAG GACATCCTGGAGCTGGCCTTCTCCATCGTGTATGACATGGAGGAATACTGCCTCAACTTCATTGCCCCCTCCCGGTATGAG GTCTCCCTCTGGATGGATGGGCTGAACGTGCTCCTGGGCAAGGAGATGACAAGTGAGCGAACACAGAGGGACCTCGATGTCCTGCTGTCCATGGAGCTCAAGCTGCGGCTCTTGGACCTGGAGAATATCAGCATCCCTGACACCCCCCCTCCTGTCCCAAAACCCCCCAGCAATTTAAACTTCTGCTACGACTTCTGCCACGCAGAGCAGTGA